Proteins encoded by one window of Thunnus thynnus chromosome 3, fThuThy2.1, whole genome shotgun sequence:
- the LOC137178405 gene encoding ras-related protein Rab-40C-like, whose protein sequence is MRGIMGAQSSPVKSYDYLLKFLLVGDSDVGKGEILDSLQDGSVESPYAYSSGIDYKTTTILLDGRRVKLELWDTSGQGRFCTIFRSYSRGAQGILLVYDITNGWSFDGIDRWIREIDEHAPGVPRILVGNRLHLAFKRQVPTEQARAYAEKNSMTFFEVSPLCNFNVIESFTELSRIVLMRHGMEKFWRPNRVFSLQDLCCRSIVSCTPVHLIDKLPLPVAIKSHLKSFSMANGMNAVMMHGRSYSVANSAASGGSSSGGSKANSLKRSKSFRPPQSPPKNSSSSSKGNCKIS, encoded by the exons ATGCGTGGGATAATGGGGGCCCAGAGTAGTCCTGTCAAGAGTTACGATTATCTACTGAAATTTCTTTTGGTGGGAGACAGCGATGTTGGAAAGGGAGAAATCTTGGACAGTTTACAAGACGGATCAGTGGAGTCTCCCTATGCCTACAGCAGCG GGATCGATTACAAGACGACCACAATCCTGCTGGATGGGAGACGAGTGAAATTAGAGTTATG GGACACATCAGGGCAGGGGAGATTCTGCACCATCTTCAGGTCTTACTCCCGAGGGGCACAG GGCATCCTGCTTGTATATGACATCACTAACGGCTGGTCGTTTGATGGTATTGACCGCTGGATCCGGGAAATTGATGAG CATGCCCCAGGTGTTCCCAGGATCCTGGTGGGCAACCGGCTTCACTTGGCTTTCAAGCGGCAGGTTCCAACAGAGCAGGCGAGGGCttatgcagaaaaaaacagcatgacTTTCTTTGAGGTCAGCCCCCTTTGCAACTTCAATGTCATCGAATCCTTCACAGAGCTCTCACGCATCGTGCTGATGAGGCATGGGATGGAGAAATTCTGGAGGCCCAACAGAG TCTTCAGCCTCCAAGATCTGTGCTGCCGTTCGATTGTCTCCTGCACACCGGTGCACCTCATTGACAAACTGCCTCTCCCTGTCGCCATCAAGTCCCACCTCAAGTCTTTCTCCATGGCCAACGGCATGAATGCAGTCATGATGCACGGACGCTCTTACTCAGTGGCCAACAGCGCAGCCTcaggcggcagcagcagcggtggaAGCAAAGCCAACAGTCTCAAACGCTCAAAATCCTTTAGGCCTCCACAGAGTCCTCCAAAGAACTCATCGTCGTCCTCCAAGGGGAACTGTAAGATCTCATAG
- the wfikkn1 gene encoding WAP, Kazal, immunoglobulin, Kunitz and NTR domain-containing protein, with protein MYKIPLQLLEQRCKKDTSWPDAPNSNKLGLGWIRAYLLVLLVCELPELSLCASVAGSKVEHEGLCPNKLNSNLWVDAQSTCERDCKVDEDCADFEKCCTNVCGLNSCVAARFSDGTSAQPDGQGGGKGSAAPTVTCDGFICSQQGATCDIWDGQPICKCQDRCEKEPNFTCASDGLTYFNRCYMDAEACIRGVSLTVVTCRFYLAGPHTSPLPQDTTAHPTPTSSQDDPMPPTLYSNPHHQSIYVGGTVSFHCDVIGVPRPDVTWEKQSERRERLVMRPDQMYGNVVITNIGQLVIYNAQVWDTGIYTCIARNSAGVLRADYPLSVIRRADDDFSEDPEMPMGRPFSPADCLAELDLRVCSGERHVDWYYDSKLGSCMAFSNGGCDDSRNRFETYEECRASCQREGMGICSLPAVQGPCKAWEVRWAWNSLMKLCQAFAYGGCHGNANSFRTQKECEANCPQPKRKSCKTCRVKGKMVPSLCRSDFAIVGRLTELIEDLDSGLARFSLEEVLRDEKMGLTFFNTKHLEVTIAKIDWSCPCPNITMEENPLLVMGVVQDGMAIIQSDSYVRAITERRLKKLREVLGKKACGTF; from the exons ATGTATAAAATCCCTCTTCAACTCTTGGAGCAGAGATGCAAAAAGGATACAAGTTGGCCTGATGCGCCAAACTCAAATAAACTAGGATTAGGATGGATACGTGCGTATTTGTTGGTGCTCTTGGTTTGCGAATTACCCGAACTTTCTTTGTGTGCAAGTGTGGCAGGATCCAAAGTTGAACACGAGGGACTTTGTCCTAACAAGCTGAATTCAAATCTCTGGGTTGATGCGCAAAGCACCTGCGAGAGAGACTGCAAAGTTGATGAG GACTGTGCTGACTTTGAGAAATGCTGCACCAACGTGTGTGGCCTCAACAGCTGTGTAGCTGCGCGTTTCTCTGATGGCACCTCTGCCCAGCCAGATGGGCAGGGTGGAGGTAAGGGAAGTGCTGCCCCCACAGTTACCTGTGACGGCTTTATCTGCAGCCAGCAGGGAGCGACCTGTGACATCTGGGACGGCCAACCCATCTGCAAGTGCCAGGACCGATGTGAGAAAGAGCCCAACTTCACCTGTGCTTCGGATGGCCTCACATATTTCAACCGCTGCTACATGGATGCAGAGGCCTGCATCCGGGGGGTGTCTTTAACTGTAGTCACCTGCCGCTTCTACCTCGCCGGACCCCACACCAGCCCCCTGCCTCAGGACACTACGGCTCACCCCACCCCAACATCCTCCCAGGATGACCCCATGCCCCCCACACTGTACTCCAACCCTCACCATCAGTCCATCTATGTTGGAGGCACAGTCAGCTTCCACTGTGATGTTATAGGAGTCCCCAGACCTGATGTAACATGGGAGAAACAGAGTGAACGGCGTGAGCGGCTTGTCATGAGACCCGATCAGATGTATGGCAACGTGGTTATCACCAACATTGGACAGCTTGTCATTTACAATGCCCAGGTTTGGGATACAGGCATCTACACCTGCATCGCACGCAATTCTGCAGGAGTTCTGCGTGCAGACTACCCGCTGTCTGTCATACGCCGGGCTGATGATGATTTCTCTGAAGACCCTGAGATGCCCATGGGGCGGCCATTCTCACCAGCAGACTGCCTGGCTGAACTAGACCTGAGAGTGTGCAGTGGTGAGCGCCATGTGGATTGGTATTATGACAGCAAGCTGGGCTCCTGCATGGCCTTCAGCAACGGTGGGTGTGACGACAGCCGCAACCGATTTGAGACCTACGAGGAGTGCAGGGCCTCCTGTCAGAGAGAGGGGATGGGTATCTGCTCCCTGCCTGCCGTTCAGGGTCCCTGCAAAGCTTGGGAGGTGCGTTGGGCCTGGAACTCCCTCATGAAACTGTGCCAAGCGTTTGCCTACGGGGGCTGCCATGGGAACGCCAACAGCTTCCGCACCCAAAAGGAGTGTGAGGCAAACTGTCCGCAACCTAAAAGGAAATCCTGTAAGACCTGTCGGGTGAAGGGGAAAATGGTGCCCAGCTTGTGCCGCAGTGACTTTGCCATCGTGGGACGACTAACAGAGCTGATTGAGGATCTGGACTCTGGTTTAGCCCGCTTCAGCTTGGAAGAGGTTCTCAGAGATGAAAAGATGGGTTTGACCTTCTTTAATACAAAGCACCTAGAGGTGACTATTGCTAAGATAGACTGGAGCTGCCCCTGCCCCAACATCACCATGGAGGAAAACCCTTTGCTGGTGATGGGTGTAGTGCAGGATGGCATGGCCATCATCCAATCAGACAGTTACGTCAGAGCCATAACTGAACGCAGACTCAAGAAACTACGTGAGGTTCTGGGGAAAAAGGCCTGTGGGACATTTTGA
- the mettl26 gene encoding methyltransferase-like 26, producing MLNAAAAERNKDPILAVLGESVNTGRPLQALEISSGTGQHVTHFAQALRNITWQPSEYDRQSLASIEAYRAHYQLHNVKPAIHLDVSLPHEYWGGIQPESLDLVVNINMIHISPIACTQGLFKGAGAVLKPQGLLLTYGPYAVNGQITPQSNVDFDYSLRQRNPEWGLRDIAFLTSIAQRNGLFLEKIVDMPANNKCLLFRKESLV from the exons ATGCTGAACGCTGCCGCCGCGGAGAGGAACAAGGACCCCATCCTGGCGGTGCTCGGGGAGAGCGTGAACACCGGGAGACCCCTGCAGGCACTGGAGATCTCCTCCGGTACCGGGCAGCACGTCACACACTTCGCTCAGGCCCTGCGAAACATAACCTGGCAGCCCTCCGAGTATGACCGTCAGTCTCTGGCCAG TATAGAAGCGTACAGAGCCCACTATCAGTTGCATAATGTGAAGCCTGCTATCCACCTGGATGTTTCTCTGCCCCATGAGTACTGGGGAGGGATCCAGCCAGAGAGCCTCGATCTGGTAGTCAACATCAACATGATCCACATTTCTCCAATAGCTTGCACACag gGTTTATTCAAGGGGGCTGGAGCAGTGTTGAAGCCACAAGGCCTATTATTGACATATGGG CCCTATGCAGTGAATGGTCAGATCACCCCACAGAGCAACGTTGACTTTGACTACAGCTTACGGCAGAG GAACCCAGAGTGGGGCCTCAGAGATATCGCATTCCTCACTTCAATAGCACAAAGAAATGGTTTATTCCTGGAGAAAATA GTGGACATGCCAGCCAACAACAAGTGTCTTCTGTTCAGGAAGGAGAGTCTGGTGTGA